One genomic segment of Streptomyces liangshanensis includes these proteins:
- a CDS encoding HAD family hydrolase gives MRYELVIFDNDGVLVDSEPLSNTILAGYLTELGHPTSYEDSLRDYMGAAVHRVHDLVKERTGQLLPADFDDVLHARVFAAFERELKPVDGVQELLEKLTAEGVPYCVASSGSHERIRVGHRKTGLDRWFDDAVVFSAQDVGRGKPAPDLFLHAAARMGVTPDRCVVVEDSPLGVAAARAAGMPVYAFTAMTPASRLAGADGFFSAMDELPGLLA, from the coding sequence ATGCGCTACGAACTGGTCATCTTCGACAACGACGGTGTGCTCGTCGACAGCGAGCCCCTTTCCAACACCATCCTGGCCGGCTACCTCACCGAGTTGGGGCACCCCACCTCCTACGAGGACTCCCTGCGCGACTACATGGGGGCCGCCGTGCACCGCGTCCACGACCTGGTGAAGGAGCGCACCGGGCAACTGCTGCCCGCGGACTTCGATGATGTCCTGCACGCCCGTGTCTTCGCCGCCTTCGAGCGGGAGTTGAAGCCGGTCGACGGGGTCCAGGAGCTGCTGGAGAAGCTGACCGCCGAGGGCGTGCCGTACTGCGTCGCCTCCTCCGGGAGCCACGAGCGCATCCGGGTCGGGCACCGGAAGACCGGGCTGGACCGGTGGTTCGACGACGCCGTCGTCTTCAGCGCCCAGGACGTCGGCCGCGGGAAGCCCGCGCCGGACCTCTTCCTCCACGCCGCCGCCCGCATGGGCGTGACCCCTGACCGGTGCGTGGTGGTCGAGGACAGCCCGCTGGGCGTCGCGGCCGCGCGGGCCGCGGGCATGCCGGTGTACGCGTTCACGGCGATGACGCCCGCTTCGCGGCTCGCCGGCGCCGACGGCTTCTTCTCCGCCATGGACGAACTGCCGGGATTGCTCGCCTGA